In Silurus meridionalis isolate SWU-2019-XX chromosome 19, ASM1480568v1, whole genome shotgun sequence, the DNA window ACGAAGGATTCGTAAATCTATCAGGTTGTAGGTACGTAAATTGTAATTCATGTTTGCAGCAttaacattttcaaacatttgaaAGTAAGATTCGTAAAAGGTTTGTACCTGCAAAATAggctatttacatttacaagtgCTGATTCACAATATTGGATTTTTATTGATTACATCGACAACGTTGTATCTAGATGTGCAGAGATTGCTGAACGGATATATCCATTATAAACAGTGTTTTCCCTTTACACTGAAATATAACTTCGCGACCAAAACTCTTTATTGTTagcactttttttgtaaatatttcaacTCGTTATTTTTCAATAGGACTGAATATCAATAAATTCTCACGTTTGTATACTGTTTGTTtagacgtaaaaaaaaaaaaaaaaccacattatttcattcataccaTCTATATATTATGGTATACCATCGGATTTGATACATGATACCGAAAGCAGACCGATGCAGAGTatcatctgtctttttttttcattattgaaCAACTGCACATACAATTAAAATATGTTGCTGTAAGATTTGTCCTTATTTTCTCTCTGCTAATGATGAGCTGTGGATaggaaatgaataaacaatacATAAAAAGGAGAAATCTATCACATGCTTTCACTGCATGTACAAGAATACAGCAAAATAAACAGTACGTGAAATTAattggttataaaaaaaaaaatctttgtaaaaacCCAGTGATCTTACATATGTTTTACTGAACAATTTACCATGAAATTAACAGCTACAATATTTTATGCAGCAATTTCTAGTATGCACAATTCCTGTTCCATTACAGTTTATTCTGTAATGAATTCTGTATTTTGAATGTGGAATACTAAACAGTGGGATTGCTTAATTTCTCAATGGCAAGGTTATGAAATTCATTGTTGTATAAGAAACGGCGTACACAAATATCTGGTTTATTTTAGATATCAGCACAGAACACGTGGTTTTCAATAATTATCACTTTATAAAAGTCTGAACTGCACCAACACTCATGCGCATTCACCAGCTCTGATTTAATCCATATTATTACTTGATTGTAagttattaataaatcatttatttgcaCTGAAGTTTATTCTTTGTGTTTGCTGGTTGCACTTGTAAAAATACGTTTCATTAATCTGCAAAAATATGTTGACCATCAAATAAACGTTTTGGAATCCATGATAAAAGTGATTATTATTCCAAGGTTTTATACTTGATGCACATCtgtaataaattacaaaaactAGTAACATCTTAAATATGCATTATATGCGTAATGTCATATGCACCTGTATATGATTTAAAGAACCTTAAGAGTATAATGCACAAGCTTAAAATGCAAAGTGCCTGAGTGGTACAAAATTTTCCAGGAGTGTGATTTCGAATCTTGATCATACCATAGCATCCATGGCTGAGAgtagggaggggaaaaaaagctctCTGGGTGGGAGGGATGGCATACTTACCTCTGCCCCCCCTCACAAGCAGGTCAATCAGAGCAACATCAAGGCCATCCGTTGTTTGTTATGTCTAATATATGAGAATCTGGTTTCACATGCCACTTCTTCTACATTTAATGCAATTGAATATATATAGAGGTATTTTGtcctcatttgcatattcaacCCAACGCTACAGAATTCTCTCATAGTGCCAAAATGCATAATTTACCCACATCTTTTAATACCCATCTTTTGTCCTGTAAACAGTTCATATAGAGGTTCGTAAGATTGCGATCACATAtcaaaatatttcataattcCACTGATTAAACTCGTTGTGCTTACGGATCAGTAATTACAGTCTGTTCGTTTCAGTGTTCGAAGAAAAAAATCGATGTGATCTCACAGGGATTAGTGACAGTTTTGACATTTTGGGTGACACGGGGCGACGGTGATCTGACATTTGCATCCACCTGATGTGTCTCCATGACCCTGAGAACAAAAAAGAGGCAGGGAATCATCAGGATCTGAGCAATAACCTGAAACCAGTCCCAAGTATACAATAATTATTACAACTGCACTGTTCAATGCTCAGTTGTAATTGGTAATGAGGTGAGGCATTTGTAGTAACATGAGCGCTGATAGCTGTTCAGAATGCAAGGTGCATATTAATTTTGTTTGCTATTATATATTGTTACTATAGTAATAGTAATCATGTATCGCTATTCTGGacacaaacagtaaaaaaaaacctcaaattaTTGGTACAGTATGAGTTTTATTTTCTTCGATTTTTTTATGagatatttattcaatttatatgTCAATTTATTCAATCAATTTAATAGTCAAAATTAAGGCTGTTCCTTTATGTTTTGTGCTACTGGACATTTTCCAGGATATAGGGGTTTATGGGTTTTCTGTGACAATTTTCTTCTACAAGAGATTATATAGTTATTGTTGCTGttacataccgtattttccggactataagccgctacttttttccccactaatttatggatttttcacatgaaactctttatattaaatcgtgctcatcataaatatggatgaggttcctctgacgtttgacctgccgttTGACCTGCCgttgtaacagacactgtctttcattaaagcctgtgtaaagttcattagtttaaatgtagacactgcggcttatagatgttcaaaataaaaatctttgtcaaattcagtgggtgcagcttatatttggTTGCatttaatagtccagaaattacggtaagtaGCTTGTAAGTGGTTGTTACCtaattttatggcatttgctGTTTAAAGCGCTTCATTTGAAAAATTAAGCGCTTTAAACAGCAATGTTTGTTGTCAGGTGGAATCACATTAGCTTGTCGTTGATCGTGCTAAAATAGTACACCCAGAGAACAAGTACTTAcctgatatatattttaaaagacttCTTGCACCAGAAATGTTTGTCTCAACTCTATAACTaaacttaaattttttgtaAGTGCACAAAATTGTGTATTCAGAAACAATATAGCAGTTATACCTTTGGACCCCATCTGGCCTGTTTGGTCACCCAACAGATCTCTGTCTTACACATGAGGCAGCAGATCCAGTCACAACCATCTTTCTTCTGGATGATGACATTGCATTTTGGACAGCACATGGCTTCACCATTCTGCAACATCCTCTGCAATACATTTGGCATGTTAGCAAGCTGAGCAATAATTACAAGTACAGATATAAAGTAAAAAGTCTCATTATCCTCATATCATATACATGTATTTGATTATCCGAAACCAAattgctgtatttatttctgcactCATTTACCTGACAAGCAAAAAATCTAACTCAAACTACTGCAACTTCATTTTTTACTTACAGCCATTTAAAAAAGgagctttatttattattatttttttattaaatacactctataaacaaaaaaacatcccaTTCCGCATCGAGTCctcaattcttcttcttcttttcggcttctcccattaggggtctccacagcagatcatccgtctccatacccccctgtcctctacatctgcctctttcaacccaactacctgcatgtcttccctcaccacatacataaacctcctccttggccttcctcttttcctccttcctggaggctccatcctcagcattctcctaccaatataactcatgtccctcctctgcacatgtccaaaccatctcaatctcacctccctcaccttgtccccaaaatgtcctacatgcactgtccctctaataaactcgtttctaatcctgtccatcctcgtcactctcaactaaaacctcaacatcttcagttctgctacctccagctccacctcctgtcttttactcaatgacactgtctctaaaccatacaacatcgcaggtctcaccacagtcctataaactttccctttcactctcacagatactcttctatcacaaatcacattTAGTCGTTAATTGCTCCTATGATATCCTCTATtctgctgggaagatgtttcactagattttggagtgtggttgttgagatttgagctcattcgGTCATAATGGCAGTAGTAAACTCAGGTAttgatgtaaggtgaggaggactggggtgcggtcagcttccaattcatcccaaaaatgtttagtaggattgaggtcagagctccatagcaggccactgaagatcttccactcaaccaaataaacagaagacccaaacaggtttgggtcttctagttcaaatgaaggaaagAGTTTATGCTACCAGATTCTAAGACATCCTGTACAtttgtttggggaagaacctcagatggatggaaaagtcTTTTATCATATAGCATAAGTTTCCTTTACACCATTTAGAATCTTCCTCCAAACATTTAGTATAATTGTACTAAACACTTTCCACTTAAATTCCAGAACTCTGGATTTTTTTGTAGTTCCTAGAATATTAAAGTCCACTAAAtgtggtagatcattctcacatttagctcctaaacattggaatagtcttcctgacagtgtttggagCTCagactctcccagtttaagtgcagattaaagacgtatctttttaccaattcctacacataacacacatcacatatcataaccttgtgctccagaacatctgatcacatgcacattatcaacttgtgctgttaatatcattaacagcagctacgctaattcctctccactgcttctctttctctaccatcccgaggcatcctgaggttgcgcccACTCCaatcacgtcccacctcatgaagattatgaacCTTCAAagagtagatgccgaccccgcaaacatcctgaaccatctaaagacgtaccagcaccatttggatcccacttcaagTGCCGTTTGGACATTGGGAGTTTGCATAAAGAAGCTgatgttggatctatgatgatctcaaatgctATTTttcatgagttgctcagtagctcctggttccagaACATCAACTGACTGTAGTAGACTGTAGTaaggacattactcacaatcacacactccgatactcatgttagttctcactctctggtgttctgtattgtttttaagatttataatcagaCTCTTGATAGCACCCaagtgaggatgggttccccttttgagtctggttccttttaaagatttttcctcataacatcttagggagtttttccttgccacaggtgCCCCAGGCTGTTCATCGGGGGGAAATACACATAATtccctttaattcttaaattctctaaagctactttgagacaatgtccgttgtaaaaagcgctatagcaATAAACTTGAACGTAAAATTTGTAATTGCAAGCATTTTATGATTTTAGCTACATCTAAAGTAAGTAAAACATTGTTTTCATTGGATTTTCTTTAGTAGTGTGATAatgtataattacatttatatagctaCTGTAGTATATATGGTGTGTAAATATATCTTGTTTAACCAACCTGTAGCTCCTCTGTGGTTCGTTTGGCTGCTGCATCATTCTCTGCTCTGAGCTGAAGGTCGTCTTGGTACTCTTTACAGTTCATGTTTATGTGAATGGCCtaatgcagacacacacctttATATACATACTACTTTATGTTTACAATCATGACAGAATCATGAAATTGACTGTAAAAGATTCTTTCACTGCTCGGGTTTTCTCACTCACCTTGCAGAGGAGACAGTTGATCTTGTTGCAAATGATGCAGTCAAACTCATTGACATCGTCTTCAAATATGCACCAGCCGGGGCAGTCCAGGGTTTTACAGTGGTAACTGTTCTCAGAGCGTGTCTCTGCAATGTTCAGTCTCAACTCCAAAAACTTCTGGTAATCCTCAAGTGAAAGGAGCTGCAAGAGACAATTCAGCCAACAGCTGTGTTGATGGAAGTGTAAAACCTGTGCTGATAATAGCAACAGATCTGAAATTAAATACCCGTACCTTTCATAGTGACACAGTTAAATACCAGTGGCttcttatattaaaaaatatattgttaaatTCATTGCCCTTATGCCACAACCTCATTTAATGTACACTGTATACGTAAGTAAGAGATTTGAATAAAACGCCATTGAAACTctctattttgtgtatttgggATCCCACTTGGTTGTTATTCGTCGTTgcacaaacatttaaagaagtggtttggtttgtgtatttgttgtgcCTGATTGGTATTATCGCTCTTCCGCACCCACAACCTACAAGCCATAAACACCGTGCTGTAAAATATCATAATCTGTTTTAACAGTTGAAGGCTAAAGGCTAAAGTGCAAGTCAGTCACaacacagtgtgtttttttgcataatggtattctttgcttttaaaagtaaattagtATTTGTACTCACTTTCttgtttagaaataaatatttatttgaatacagatgtattaatattatattgtattctataatatatattggtTTATATACACAACTGTGCTACATTGTGTAAATTGGGTAGATACAAAAAATCCCACCACATCTATATTAAATATCATGATGAAAAAACTAAACTATGATGAGCATAATCTTTCTGGTTTGAGGTTAGCTGTTGTGTAAGGATCTAAAATGACACGCTGTTTAGACACAAAGATAACCCGTGTGATAGCACTGATTCGGAAGCTTTGAAATCTTATCAGAGAGTAGAAAGATAAAATTTGAGAACAAGACAGACCTTAAGCACTGCTGCATAACTCATTTAACtcatataaaaacaaactaaGGGCTACACCCTACTATACGACTATCAGCAGACAGTGGAATGGCATTGTAGGTAATATTGCATGTCACGTTTAAGGAATTTTCCTTTACAAAGCACTTCCTTTTCCCATTATtgtgaatacatttataaagtattaGTCTCTATTGCACTGTGAGCATCAGGACTTACTGTTTTAATCTCTCGGTCCTGAAGTTTGCAGTCACAGGAGTACTCCCCATCTGCATATGGACACGCCACCTCAGCATCTATACAAGCCTGAATGGTCATCTTCACACATTccctgtaaataaataacataaccTAGTTATGTTCATCATGTTTAGGATTTCTGCTAAAAGTAGTCGTATAATTAGCAAAGGGGCTTTTTTTTGTACCTGCAGAAGCTGTGAAGGCATTCTCGGAGAGTGGCTCCCTCTCCTGCTAAGATCTGCTCGCAGCAAATGGGGCAGCAAATCTCCTCTGTGTTACTAACCAGGTCCTGATTGTCCGTCTCCAGCAGAGTGAGGAAGTTTTTCTCTCGCTCCTCTATGATGGACTGAGAGGTTTCATCCCatcaacaaaaatgtaataatacagaGACCCACAGTTATACAGTTATTGTTATACTCCAGCAATGCAAGCGTGATTTCAAATAGTATTTTTGTCTtcaataaaaaactttctttcagcttctcccgttaggggtcgccacagcggaccatccgcatgtatAATTTGGCgtatgtttttacgctggatgcccttcctaacgcaaccctccccatttatccgggcttgggaccggcactaagagtggctggggttggcatcctaaccactagaccaccagaggACCTAGTATTTTTGTCTTcaataattgtacatttttcaCAACATGGAAATTTAAGTATGGGggtttattttttctgtaatacgttttttttttttttattattattattattattataggaaTGGAACAACATCTCGAAGATGTTAATACATAAGAGATGAATGGAACTTGTTTCATGGTTTAACATTTAACTGTGAACtacctcaataataaaaaaccttaataataaaaacctttatttaataactgcatgttgtgtttacttgttaccttttactaatatttaaattagtttgatgatctgaaacattaacaaacatgcaaaaaaataagaaatcagccACTGTAATAACAATTATGATGTGTTCTTTTTAAATCGCTAGATATTTGCTGTAGTATAGacgaaacaaataaagaaaatattgaaaattatcgtcccaaaatgttttattcttaacTACATACATGAAGCAGCTTTCAAAGTTCTGGTACCGAACACTTTATATTTCTTCAGGCATCggaatttattaaaaatcattATGCAATGTTTCTACCtaaaaaacattacagtatatatgacTAAGCTGTCTCTATTGTATTATTCAAGTCAAACTGATCTTAAAGtatgataaattataaatatatttgagtttcTATACAACCCATATAGAAAAGattaattgatatatttttaagtatgcaCTTAGCTGCTGGTTAAAATTATTGATCTCTATTAATTGCTAAAAGATATTTGTGTGACTCAAAGAACCATTTTTTTGCAACTGTGttcagcagaaaagcattttgaaTAACATGCAACATGCCAAATAAATAATTGGAAGAATAGAAGAATGAAAGTCTGACCTGTTGGTACTGTAGACTGGCCAGCTCTTCTTGTCGAATCCTGTGTATTTCCTCTTCATCTGGTTGATACATATCTGGTATTGTATAATTTTCTGGTCTCGAAGCGCTGCAGATTGCGCAACCGGGCCGTGTGGGTTTGTTGACATACGTGCATTTCAAACACGACCATCCTAACTAGAAAAGC includes these proteins:
- the rbck1 gene encoding ranBP-type and C3HC4-type zinc finger-containing protein 1 — protein: MALPYSTGNIKKAEETAQLLSEAINTGEKANAIRYVEQLLMLKVPVCVQLTQEAYSQECIRLRVGVEDALSDALITMLVTPGMTISELKQKTCRDYGFHPSLQCWIIGKRFAKDEDTLFSHNVVNDDDQAFLFIRSAQSANLSREQQKQDEQDRRIGGIIENIEVLSRGPAETGTRQKQPQVSPVGKPYPKLRPKPVLGWSCLKCTYVNKPTRPGCAICSASRPENYTIPDMYQPDEEEIHRIRQEELASLQYQQSIIEEREKNFLTLLETDNQDLVSNTEEICCPICCEQILAGEGATLRECLHSFCRECVKMTIQACIDAEVACPYADGEYSCDCKLQDREIKTLLSLEDYQKFLELRLNIAETRSENSYHCKTLDCPGWCIFEDDVNEFDCIICNKINCLLCKAIHINMNCKEYQDDLQLRAENDAAAKRTTEELQRMLQNGEAMCCPKCNVIIQKKDGCDWICCLMCKTEICWVTKQARWGPKGHGDTSGGCKCQITVAPCHPKCQNCH